A window of Exiguobacterium sp. Helios genomic DNA:
TCGGCAGATTGAGCCAGAGTTGTAACGTATGGATCAAATCGTCATCGACCGCTTCTTCGGCATGCCGTGCCGCCCAGCCGGCGTTCATGTACTGGACGTCCCCGGCGTCTAAAATCGAGTGTCCGCCATGATTATCGATATGTTCAAGCCGGCCATCGATGACATAGGTAATCGTCTGGAAGCCGCGGTGCGGATGATCGGAAAACGTTCCGCGTTTGAACCAATCTTCCGCCATCAGGATAAACGGATCAAACTCGTCCTTCCGCTCCGGTGACAGGACCCATCCTTGCTGCACATGCGGATAACCATTTTGTTGATACGTCACTTGCCAATGGTTCTTAACATCACGTTCGAACATTTTCCCAACCCCTTCGTTCATTATATTTTCATTGTCGCACAACCGAGTCCGGAAGCCGCATTCGTTTGCTTATCAAAGGGTTTCGTTCATAAAAAACGACCCCGGTCAGTTAACCGGAATCGTTCAGCTCTTTCAAATTAAAGACGTGACGCCTTTTGTTCGAGGACGGCAATTTTCTCTTCGATTTCGAGCAACTTCAGTTCATGTTCGAGTTCGAGGCGACGTTTTTTACGTTTTAATTGGCTCAGTTCTTCCGCAACCGATTCCGGTGATGCTTCCGGACGTGGCGGTGCTGACTGATCCATCGACTGGCGGAGCGGATCAAACAGATTCGACTTCGCGAACTTCGCTGCTTCCGGACCAAACAGGTCGTTGATGATCGGCAAGACTTTGTTCATCGCGTTGCCTGGAATCTGTGACTTCTCGTCGACGAGACGTTTTAACGCCAACTCATCGACCAAGTACCCTTTACCATCCTGTTCGGCATGCAGTTCGCCTGTCCGAATCCAACGACGGACCGTTTCTTCCGAGACACGTAACAATTCACTGATCTGTTTTGTTGTTAACATCGTCATCCCTCTTTCCATTCATTTGATACCCTTAATATACACACGTGTGTGCGTGTGTGTCAATCAAGACACACATCAAAAAGCCCTCTGAACCGATTCGGTCCAAAGGGCTTTCCTATTATCCAGCGCGTCGTAACAATAACCAAACTCCGACTACAGCGAGACCTGCTCCAGTTGCTGCATATGGGAATGGTTTGTCTTCACCTGCTTGTGGGAGACGTTCGTTTGACGTCGTGTTCGTTGTTTGTTGATCCGCTACGTTCGTCGCCGGTGCTTCGACCGTCTTGACCGATGTTTTCGTCGGTGTCGGTGTTGGCTTCGGTGCTACGACCGGTTTTGCTTTCACGATTTCCGCGACGAGGAAATACCCCATCGTGTCTTCCGTCAATATGATCGAATCGGTTGTTGCTTTGCGTTCGAACAGTTTCAAGAACTCATCGTATTCCGGGAATTCTTCTTCCTCTTCATCCGCCATGCCGACTGCCAATGCTTTGACGCTGGCTTTCGTCATTTCAAAATCAAACGAATCCATCAAGTCGTCCAGTGAGATGTGGTGCATCGCTTCAACCGTGTATCCGGAAGCGACTTCTGTTTTGACTGTGTACGTACCAGGTGTCAATTCAATCATCAATGCGTCGTCTTTCCCGACTTTCTCCGTATAGACGTCGCTGCCTGTGATTGCATCCGTCACCGTATACGTCGCAGGAAGTGTTTGCTCCGAGTAACCTGGAATCTTGTCGGCGTTCGCATCAAAGAAGTTCGTGACGAGCAATAAGTTTGAAAAATCCATCTCTGCTTCTTCATCATAACCGTATAAACCGGCATCGATTTCTACATTCTCACCGGCTGTCAGTTTAACTTTCGCCATATCATCCTCATCAAGGTCAGAATCGATTGTCGGGTCCGTCCCCTCGTGTTGCGGTGACGTGGAGTAGTATCCGATGTCCATTCCGTAGACGTCGATGTAGTATGTGCCCGGCTTCAGGTCTTTGAACGAATAAAGACCGTCTTTTGTATAGGCTTCGTCGACAACGTCATAGTCCCTGTCCAAGAGGTAGACCGGCACATCACTGATGCGCGTTTCTTTGTCTTGACGGATTCCGTCTTCGTTTTCATCGTACCAGATCGTTCCGCTGATCGTTCCTGTCGTCGCGACCGGTTGTTCCGTCTCCGGTTTTGGTTCTTCCTTGACCGGTTCTTCCTTGACTGGTTCTTCTTTAACCGGTTCTTCTTTAACTGGCTCCTCGGCAGGAGGATCTTCCTTGATTGGTTCTTCTGCCGGTGGTTCTTCCGTCACCGGTTCTTCTGCCGGTGGTTCTTCCGTCACCGGCTCTTTTGGTGTCGGTTCCTCTTTGACTTCACGGCCAAACTCAATCAAGACCGTTTTCGTTTGATTGGCCGAGACAATCTTGACGACTGGTGCCGTCTCTGCCGTGAACGTCACGATTGGTGTTTTCGCGATGTCGATGTCTTGTCCTGTCACGCCCTCTTCAAAAACCAATGCGGTTTCGGATTCGAGGTTGACGACTCCTTCACCCGTAAAGGTTAATGTGTAAGGATTCGTTCCCGTTCCTTTGACGTCCCACATCAGTGCTGTTTCGGCTTGTGCCGGTGTGATGACACCCAAAACAAGCAAACAAGCCAGTATGTACATGCCTAATTTTTTCATTCTGTTCATTTCGCCCCATTCTTTAAATATGTTCTACCTAGATTTTAAACAATAAAGGAAAAATAAACCACATGAAATCTTAAATTCAATTGTTTTTCATTAAAAAAGGTCGCTTTTGCTCAAAGAAGCAAAGCAACCTGGATGGATTTTATCGGTTTTGTTCATCAGATCAATGCTTCACACGCTGTCGCACAAGCTTCACACGCTGTCGCACATTTTTGGCAATGATCGTGTTCATGTTTGCCGCATTCTTCTGCACACGCTCGACAAATCTCCACACACGCCGCCGCCAGAGCCGCGATGTTCGGACTGTTTCGGGCAATCGCTTGGCTGAGGAGACTACAAATATCGGCACAATCACGATCAAGACGGATACAATCTGCCATATGACCGACATGCGGCTCGTTTAGACAAGCGTCAAAACAGACATTACAGGCTGTGATGCACTTTTGTAATTCGTTTAATGCATCTTGTTGATGTTCAGACATGGTTCGTTCCTCCTTCATTTTTTTGACTAAGTATTCCTTTGAGAAATTCCCTCTTTTAGCTACTAGAAACATGAAAAAAAGAACCATACGATAACCGGGGAACCGGTGGTTATCGTATGGTTCTTTTCCATTAACGGACGACTTCAAGCGGAATTTCAATTCCACGTCCGGCGCCGGCATCGATGATTAAAACCGGCAGACGGTTTTCATCGAAGACTTCTTTTTCAATAGTCGTATCCGAGGTATATGTTCTGATTTCCCCCATTTTTTTCGCCGTAAACGAAACGAAGGGGAACGGAATCGACTGATTGGCAACATCCAGTCGAATATCGACCTGTTGGTCATCCAGCCGGATGTCGTTTGCCGTCCGAATCGTCAGACGCATCCGATCATTTTCCGTCGCTGAAATCTGAGCCGAGATGTTTTCCGTTTGTCCAGCACGTGTGACAGGATCGATGATGACCGTCGGGGAAGCAGTCTCCACCTCGTCAGCATGCTGACAACCGGTAATGACAAGCAGCGAGATTGCCAAAGGAATCAGCACACGCTTCATCACGGATTCACTTGATTGCGAAAGTCAGTTCAGCAGTACAGGCGACTTCCCCATCGACTGTTGCTATGGCACGTCCTTTACCAATCGGTCCACGCAGTTTCGTCAGTTCGACTTCCAGTCGGAGCTGGTCACCGGGAACGACCTGACGTTTAAAACGACAATTCTCGATGCCGGCAAAAAAGGCCAGTTTGCCCTGGTTTTGTTCCATCTTCAAAACAGCAAAGGCACCTACTTGCGCCAATGCCTCAACGATCAAAACACCAGGCATGACGTTGTAGTCCGGGAAATGGCCATTGAAGAATTCTTCGTTTGCCGTGACATTTTTAATGCCGACAGCACGTTTTCCTTCTTCGACTTCTAAAATCCGGTCGACGAGTAAAAACGGGTACCGGTGCGGAATCACTTCCTTGATTTGTTCAATCGTATACATATCACACAGCTCCAATCACTGGTTAATTTAAGATTGTGTCCAAAAATCGGTGATGCGGGTCCATGTGTCGAGCTTGAGGACATCCATCGCTTCGCCACCACCAAGTGTCGCATACCCAACCATGGCACCGATCACTAACGCAAGGACAATAAGAAGAACAATGATCAATAAACGAACAAGGATGGGAACGCGGCGTGAAGAATACTGACGCAGCTTTTTACGTTGTTTCGGTTCCTGCTCCTGTTGCTCTTCGTTTTTGATCTGTTGATTACGTTTCAGACGTTCACGGGTCGGTTGGTCCGTTCCGGCTTGATTTTGTACCATCTTGATCACCTTTCATTGGTTCAGTCTAAAGAACAGTATAGCATATTAGTACCTGGTATTAAATAGTTGCAGTTTAGCTACAAAACGGTTCTTTTTTTTAGTGTAACATGCACAAACGATGAACTTGTAAAAAAAGTTCCGCATTTTGTATATAAGGAAGAAACCGAACCGTTCATACTTTTTTTAAAAAACTTTTTCAATTTTCCAATCCAAACAAAAACCAGGTGCGTATGCTGTTCAGAACGATACAGACAACAACTACCAAATACTAACTAGATATCACCCAAATTTGAGAGGATGAGACAAGATGAAAAACACAAAAAAATTCGCAGCAACAGCAATGGCAGCAGCACTCGTATTACCAGGAACGGCAGCATTCGCTTCCGGTGGCGGAGACGACATGAAACATGAAGAGAGCGCGAAGAACGTCACGGTCAAAACAAAAGCCGCTGACCTCCGTGCAACACTCGATCAGTTACTCTCTGAGCACTTCGTGCTTGCCGTCATGGACATGAAAAAACAATATGACGGATCAAAAGATGCGAAGTATTATGAAGCAGCACTTAAACAGAACGCACTCGACATGACACCGGCGATCGCTTCTGTCTATGGCGATGAAGGTGCAAAACAATTCGAAAAAATCTTCGTTGATCACAACAAATACACAACGGATCTCGTCAAAGCTGTGAAAGCGGACGACCAGGACGGCATCAACGCGTCAAAAGCGGAAACAGAAGAGTTCGTCCAGGATCTCTCGAGCTTCCTCGATACAGCAACTGAAGGTAAACTGCCGAAGGCAGCAGCGGAAGAAGTCCTCCGTGCCCATGAAGCCGACGTCTATAAAACATTCCAACAATATGCAGCCGGTGACTACGAAGGATCGTACAACACGTTCCGTGAAGGCTACAGCCGCATGTATGATATCTCAAAAGCACTCTCAGTCGCGATCACAACACAAATGCCTGAGAAGTTCGACAACACGAAAGCCGACACAAAAGCAGCTGACCTCCGGTCAACACTCAACAGCCTTGCAGCGGAGCACGTCGCCCTTGCCAACATCAGCATGACGGCTGGCGTCGATCAAGCGAAAGACTACGATGCAGCGAACTGGGCAGAAGACATGCACACAGCTGACTTCAAAGCGGCAATGAAATCCGTCTACGGTCAAGCGGGTGCGGATCAGTTCGAGCAAGTCTGGACGAAAAACCACATCGAAGCGCAAGCGAACCTTGTCACAGCAGCAATCAACGACGACAAGAAAATGATGGGTGACGCACAAGACATGCTCAAAATGTTCTCAAATGACTTTGGTGCATTCCTTGGTGCAGCAACGGAAGAAAACCTTCCGACAAAAGCAGCACAGGAAGCAATCTCTGGTCATGAGACATACGTCCAAGATACGTTCATGCAGTATGTCGAAGGCGACTACAAAGGATCAGTTGATACGTTCCGTGAGTCATATGCTTACATGTACGGTGTCGGTGAAAACCTCGGTGGCGCAATCGTCAAACAATCACCTGAGAAATTCATGGATGGTACACCAGGTTCAATGCCGAACACAGGTAACGGCGGCATGAGCGACAACAATACAGCAGGTACAACTGGTGCGATCGCTCTCTTCGGTCTTGCACTCGGTGCAGCCGGAATCGTCCTCGCACGCAAACGTCAAAACGCATAAGATTTCGGGTATACTAAAAAGGATAGCGCCTCGGCACTATCCTTTTTCTGTGTAAGAGGCTTTGTCTCGGAAAGGAGTGACGTGTCATGAAAAAATGGTTATTACCGGTCAGCATCCTCTTGATGCTCGTTTCAATCGGTACGTTAATTTTTCTACTGTTTGGAAACACGAATGAACCGGAAACGAATATTACGCAAGGCGATACAAAAACGGACGCTGCGACATCTTCCGAGACAAAGGAAGATCCACTCAAACCGTCCGAAATCTTTAAAAAAGAATTTAAAAATCTCTCTACGAATCAAGTAGAACTGCCAAAGACCCTGACGATTGATTCGCTTAAAGTTAAAACCAACGTGGAACAGGTTGGCCTCGATAAAAAAGGCGCCATGGGGACGCCGAAAAACGAACAGCAAGTCGGGTGGTATAAATTCGGTCCCCGTCCGGGTGATGTCGGAAATGCCGTCATCGACGGACATACCGATACGAAGACCGGTCCCGCCGTCTTTTATCAACTGCACGAACTCAAAAAAGGCGATACGGTCAAAATCAAGGATGAGTCAGGCCGTAATCTCGTCTTCCGGGTCAAAAAACTGGTCGAGTACGGTCATCTCGATGCACCGCTCGAAAAAATCTTCGGGACCTCTGATCAGCGTAACCTGAACTTGATCACGTGTATCGGTACGTACGATGAAAATGAAGGCACGTACGACAATCGGCTCGTCGTCTTTACTGAATTAGATGAGAAGGCATCCGATCCCGTCAAAACACCACCAAAACCAGCGACGAACGTCCGCGTCTCGGGTGGGTTCGTTAACTGGTATGCATCGACTGATGATGAAGTCGTCGCGTATAACATCTATCAGGAACAAAAAGGAAAACGGAAAAAGCTTGGTTCGACGGAATCGATCGAACGAAAAGCCTTCCCGTTACCAAAAGATAAGACCGGACGTTTTATCATCACGGCTGTCAACAAAGCCGGGATTGAATCAGAAGAAGCATTCAGTGCCGTTCAAAAATAATCCGACTGACCGACTCCAGCAGCTGCCTGCAGGGGTCGGTCAGTTTTTTGGTTGATTCAGCGGTACACGCAACTGTTTCTCACCCGATTGGGTTTGATAAAGTAAATCAAGATGTCCCGTCGTCAGCTGTTTCTGCTCCGTCCGGATGAACAGGACTCCCATTCGTTCTTCTCCCGCCCGGTACGTGCCGACGAGCGGATGATTTTCATGTAAAATCGATGTTCTTTTCCCGTTCGTCTCATACTTGCCAAGTTTTTTGGACAAATCAATCGGATCGTCCGATTGATTTTGAAGCGTTACGGTCAAAGCCAGTAACCGGTCCGTTCCTGTGCCGACTTGCACCAGTTTTTCTTTTGAAACTATCACCCGTAACAACGGGGTCGCCCGAATCGTATTGCGTTGCTTCATCGCTAACGTCTCGACCTCCAATCCGCCGAGCGTATACCGGGTACCGACCCGGTTTTCCCGGTCAAATTGTTTCAATTGATCTTCACCCCATTTTTGCATGACAGGAATGGGATTCGGCTTGACCGGTTCAGAGTCTGCTCCCCACCCTGAGACGGGAATGATCCACTTGACGATCACGAAAATAACGCATACCGGTATCAGGACATACAACAGGATTGTTTTCACACCGATTCCTTCTCTCCTACTCTGACGTCAACGTTCTTCCCCTCATTATGTCGGTTTCAATTCAATAATTATACATTTTTTCACAATTATAATAGCAAAAACCCCCGAGCAACTGCTCGAGGGGGCAGACTTCCTTAATAGGTGATGTGCTGCTTGCTCCAGGCAATCGATTCCTTGAACTGGCGAACGAGTTCTTCCGCCGGACTGGTCAAGGAATAGGCAAGTCCATGGACCTTTTCCGACATCTGTTGCAAGACGAGTCCGTCTTCAATCAATTCCTGCAATTGTTCGAGAATCTGACCGTGCGACTGATCGAGACGTTGTTCAATCTCACCAATCGTCAGCGCCCCATCCCGCAAAATATAGATGACACTCGACTTGAGACTATTTTCGAAATTGTGCTGAAACTTTTGGAGGGCCAATAAATCAGCCTGTTCTTCTACGTGACGTTGATCCATCTGACACATACCCCTTTCGTGACACAATCGACTACTCTTTCAGTATGACCGAACTGTCCTGAAAATTCAAAGTCAGTCTTTTGTCGTCACGATTGTATTAAACGTCTTATCGTCTTCTGCGATAACCATCTTTTTTTGCGACCGCAGATGATACAGACGACGGATGTTCAGGATGACGACCTTCATGACCGCGTAGAATGGAACACCGAGCAGGACACCAAAGAATCCGGCGATGTTTCCGGCGACGAGCAGAACGATGATGATTGTCAACGGGTGGACATCAAGCGTTTTCCCTTGGACGAGCGGTGACATGATATGCGAATCAATCTGTTGGGCGACCGTCATGACGATGACCGCATAGACGGCAAGAATCGGATCCTGGATGAACCCGACGATCAAGGCGGGTACGACGCCGATGACCGGACCGAGGAACGGGATGATGTTCGTCAATGTCGCAAACAACGCGAGCAACAGCGCGTAATCAATTCCGATGATCAAGTAACCAATATAGGCGATGATCCCGACCCCGATACTGACGATGACCTGGCCACGGATGTAACTCATGATCGTTAAATGGACATCATGCAGAATCTTTTTCGTTTCCTTATGGTATTCAAACGGCATCATCTTGACGAGGTTGCCTTTCAACTTATCTCCGTCTAGTAGCATATAGATCAACATGATCGGAATGATGATAACCGTCACGACCGTCGTCGTGATGACGCTGACGACACCGCCGACACCGGTTCCAATATTTTTCAGGAACGATGACGCATATTCCGAGACGCTTCCGGAAAACTTATTAAACAGGTCATCTTGTCCGCTGAGGAAACGGGAGAAGAAGGCACTGTTTTCAAGTTGATCCCGGACATCAACCAATTGACGCTGAAACTGGGAAGCGAGTGTTGGAATCGAATTGACGAATTCCGTAATCTGATCCGACAACATCGGACCAAAGATGAATCCGAGCGTCGTCAGGATACTAATCAAACCTATCAACACAATGATGACAGCAGGACGCCGTTTCATTCTCTTCTCGAGCAGCTCGACAATCGGCAATAGGACATAATACAGAATACCGGCAATCGCGAGTGGTGGAACGACCATCTGCAATAAAATCGCAATCGGTCGGAACAGGAACGTCACGTGGTTGCCGATCCAGACGATGATCAGCAGTGTCATGATCCACCAGGCACCGCGGTACCATTTGTTCTCAAACATTTTTTGCATCTTGTCACTTCCTTATGATTAAAATGAGGGCTTCTCCTTCATTAGATTCCCTTTATCCCGACTCTTCTAATCCTTATTTTCAAAAAATAGTTGAAGGATTGTTTATTCGATTTCTTCCATAAAAATTGATTACTTTTTTATTCATTCTACAAATCTAGTAATTAAAATATCTTTTTTGCATCTTTGCGTGTTAAAGTTTGATGAATGCCTGTTTTATTAAGTAAGATAAAAATGCTGGATTAATTCTTTGAACCTTAGAAAATAATATACGGAGGATAAACAAGTGAAATGGATTAATCAAAAAATCGGTCGCCAGTTGATGTTTGCCTTTTATATGGTTTTCATCGCGCTCAGTCTGACATCAGCTATCGTCTATAACTATACAGAACGAAAGATCGACCAGACGAATGCCGCGTTCGATGATTTACGGGAACGCCGAACGAATGCCAATACATTAGCCAACGAATGGACACTTGTGCAGAGCAATGTGAAATCGTATGTGCTGTTCGGTACACCAGAAATACTCGATACGATCAAAGCGAACCAACGGGAAATTAATCGTTTGACGACCTGGTTCGAAAAAAATGCGATTTACGAACAAGGAAAGGAATACGCTATTGCGACCCGAACACTTTACGACGATTACTTCGGGACCGCCCTCCCCTTGTTGACGGAATATGTCACCGGGAAAAAACAAGGTTCAATCGACGAGACATTCCTTGATCCGAAAACACTTGCTTCCTTATCGAATGGTGAAGATTTATTTAATGAGAACGGCACATTAAAAGGATCAAACAGTCAATTGACGACAAATACGGATGCAGCCGGTATCGAGACGTTACTCAGGGACTACTTGACGTTGATTCAAAACAAAGAGACGGAAGCCAAAACGAACCTGCTCGGCGAAATGCGGGTGGCCCAGTTCATCTGGCTGTCGAATCTCGTCGTTCTAATCATCATCCTGTTACTGCTCGTGCGTCCGTTCATCAGCCGGGTGACGAAGCAGGTCAATACGTTATCCCGTGACAGTTCCCTGCTCGCCAGTGGTGAAGATATCAATAACATTCCTTTACCAAAGCGTCATGATGAACTGTATACATTAACGACATCATTTAACCGGATGGCAACATCGATCGCCGACAATAAAGTTCATATGCTGTCGAAAAATGAAGAGCTACAAGCGCAGCAAGAAGAACTCGTCGCCCAGCAGGAAGAACTGCAGGCGCAGCAAGAGGAACTCGAAGAGGCACTCGAAATCACATTGCGCAGCGAACAGCATCTCAAATACCGCAATGAACTGACGGAGACACTTGCGTCACGCGAGACATTAACGGCGTATCCGGAAATCATCGAAAAGCTCGTCGCCATCACGCACTCGGAAATCGGTGCCCTGCTGTTCCTCGATCAGCATGACGTCCGCTCGACGATTGAGTATGGGATGACGGAAGAGATGGTCGGTCAGCTCGTCAAGGACGATCAGTCCCTGTTCCACCGGGCCCGCGTCCTGAAACGACCGGTCCATTCGTCGAAACAAGTTGCCCACGACAGTCCGTTGCCGTATCCGTACTATATGTATGAGGTCGCCGTTCCGATCCTTGATCCGAATGAAGAACAGATCATCGCCTGTGTCTACCTTGTCCGTTACCGGGATGCGTTCACACCGGAACAGATGGGTGACATCCTGTCGTTCTCGCACCAGTTGTCGCTCTCGCTGATGCGGATGGGGATTTATGAAAAAATGATGCACGAGAAAAATAAGACCGGCCAACTCCTGAACTCGATTCGCGAAGCCGTCGTCTACATTGAACATGAATCAGATGAACTGCTCGTCAATGAACCATTGATGAAACTTTTCCCGGAAGTCCAGACGGAATACCAGGACGAAAGTAATCTCTCGTCGTTCCGCCAGGCGATGTCGGCCCTCTCTGCCATCATCGATGAGCCGGAACCGTTCGAACAGTATATCGAACAAATCGTCGAACAGAATCTGCCGAAAGAGAGTCTTGTCGTCTCGATCCGCTCGCAAAGTGCCTACATCCAGATTTATGCGGAAAAAATCCAGATCAATCAGGTCTGGGTCGGCACGATGCTCGTCTTACGGGATGTCACGAAGGAAACGGAAGCGGACCGGATGAAAGAAGAGTTCGTTTCGACAGTCTCCCATGAACTCCGGACACCGTTGTCCTCAATCTATGGTTTCACGGAACTGATGCTCAACCGGGAAATCGATTCCCTGAAACAACGGAAATACCTGACGACGATCCACTCGGAGACAGGTCGCTTAACGACACTCGTCAATGACTTCCTCGATGTCCAGCGGATGGAGTCGAGCGAACAACGGTACCAGATGGCGACGTTCGATCTCGTCCAGCTCGCAAGCGAACTGATTGATTTCCACGACGCCTCGCACACAACGCACCAGTTGTCCTTTGAAGCGGAAGGTCCAATCATGATTGATGCCGATGCGGAAAAAATCAAACAGTTGCTGAACAACCTGCTCAGTAATGCAATCAAGTATTCACCGGATGGCGGCGATGTCGCCATTCAAATCGAGAACAACGACGGCTTCGCAGAAATTACGATTCGGGACCAGGGAATCGGGATTCCGCAAGAAGCGATGTCGAAGTTGTTCGATAAGTTCTACCGGGTCGACAATTCGGAAACCCGGAAAATCGGTGGAACCGGACTCGGTCTATCGATTTGTAAGGAAATCGTCAAACATCATAACGGGACGATTGATGTCGAATCGACGATTGGTGCCGGATCGACGTTTACGATCCGTTTCCCGATTGCGGTCATCTCGACCATCCTCACGTACGAAGAATAAGCTGACGTGCCTTTGTCATCAGACAGGGGCACGTTTTTTTTGTCAGGTTACTGACCGTTGCAGGACGGGTATTGAGAAAAAGAGCTAAAAAACGAAGGGAGTTTTATTGATGGTATTAGGATGGATTGGATTAGGTCATATGGGAGTACCGATGGCGTTACGTCTCAGACGGGCCGGACACCCGGTCAACGTCTATAACCGGACGGTCGAGAAGACAGCGTCCCTCGTCAAAGAAGGGGCCGTCGCACTGAAGTCGCCCCGCGCCGTCGTCGAACAATCGGAGATTATCTTCGTCATGCTGGCGGATGGTCCTGCCATCACGGCAGTCTTTGAACAGGAAGACGGTCTGCTGACAAGTGCGCTGTCGGGGAAGACTCTCGTCAACCTGAGTA
This region includes:
- a CDS encoding helix-turn-helix domain-containing protein, with the translated sequence MLTTKQISELLRVSEETVRRWIRTGELHAEQDGKGYLVDELALKRLVDEKSQIPGNAMNKVLPIINDLFGPEAAKFAKSNLFDPLRQSMDQSAPPRPEASPESVAEELSQLKRKKRRLELEHELKLLEIEEKIAVLEQKASRL
- a CDS encoding copper amine oxidase, whose translation is MKNTKKFAATAMAAALVLPGTAAFASGGGDDMKHEESAKNVTVKTKAADLRATLDQLLSEHFVLAVMDMKKQYDGSKDAKYYEAALKQNALDMTPAIASVYGDEGAKQFEKIFVDHNKYTTDLVKAVKADDQDGINASKAETEEFVQDLSSFLDTATEGKLPKAAAEEVLRAHEADVYKTFQQYAAGDYEGSYNTFREGYSRMYDISKALSVAITTQMPEKFDNTKADTKAADLRSTLNSLAAEHVALANISMTAGVDQAKDYDAANWAEDMHTADFKAAMKSVYGQAGADQFEQVWTKNHIEAQANLVTAAINDDKKMMGDAQDMLKMFSNDFGAFLGAATEENLPTKAAQEAISGHETYVQDTFMQYVEGDYKGSVDTFRESYAYMYGVGENLGGAIVKQSPEKFMDGTPGSMPNTGNGGMSDNNTAGTTGAIALFGLALGAAGIVLARKRQNA
- a CDS encoding AI-2E family transporter produces the protein MQKMFENKWYRGAWWIMTLLIIVWIGNHVTFLFRPIAILLQMVVPPLAIAGILYYVLLPIVELLEKRMKRRPAVIIVLIGLISILTTLGFIFGPMLSDQITEFVNSIPTLASQFQRQLVDVRDQLENSAFFSRFLSGQDDLFNKFSGSVSEYASSFLKNIGTGVGGVVSVITTTVVTVIIIPIMLIYMLLDGDKLKGNLVKMMPFEYHKETKKILHDVHLTIMSYIRGQVIVSIGVGIIAYIGYLIIGIDYALLLALFATLTNIIPFLGPVIGVVPALIVGFIQDPILAVYAVIVMTVAQQIDSHIMSPLVQGKTLDVHPLTIIIVLLVAGNIAGFFGVLLGVPFYAVMKVVILNIRRLYHLRSQKKMVIAEDDKTFNTIVTTKD
- a CDS encoding helix-turn-helix domain-containing protein, giving the protein MDQRHVEEQADLLALQKFQHNFENSLKSSVIYILRDGALTIGEIEQRLDQSHGQILEQLQELIEDGLVLQQMSEKVHGLAYSLTSPAEELVRQFKESIAWSKQHITY
- the fabZ gene encoding 3-hydroxyacyl-ACP dehydratase FabZ is translated as MYTIEQIKEVIPHRYPFLLVDRILEVEEGKRAVGIKNVTANEEFFNGHFPDYNVMPGVLIVEALAQVGAFAVLKMEQNQGKLAFFAGIENCRFKRQVVPGDQLRLEVELTKLRGPIGKGRAIATVDGEVACTAELTFAIK
- a CDS encoding class F sortase, with product MKKWLLPVSILLMLVSIGTLIFLLFGNTNEPETNITQGDTKTDAATSSETKEDPLKPSEIFKKEFKNLSTNQVELPKTLTIDSLKVKTNVEQVGLDKKGAMGTPKNEQQVGWYKFGPRPGDVGNAVIDGHTDTKTGPAVFYQLHELKKGDTVKIKDESGRNLVFRVKKLVEYGHLDAPLEKIFGTSDQRNLNLITCIGTYDENEGTYDNRLVVFTELDEKASDPVKTPPKPATNVRVSGGFVNWYASTDDEVVAYNIYQEQKGKRKKLGSTESIERKAFPLPKDKTGRFIITAVNKAGIESEEAFSAVQK
- a CDS encoding DNA-directed RNA polymerase subunit beta, which translates into the protein MVQNQAGTDQPTRERLKRNQQIKNEEQQEQEPKQRKKLRQYSSRRVPILVRLLIIVLLIVLALVIGAMVGYATLGGGEAMDVLKLDTWTRITDFWTQS
- a CDS encoding four-helix bundle copper-binding protein is translated as MSEHQQDALNELQKCITACNVCFDACLNEPHVGHMADCIRLDRDCADICSLLSQAIARNSPNIAALAAACVEICRACAEECGKHEHDHCQKCATACEACATACEALI
- a CDS encoding SdrD B-like domain-containing protein, with amino-acid sequence MNRMKKLGMYILACLLVLGVITPAQAETALMWDVKGTGTNPYTLTFTGEGVVNLESETALVFEEGVTGQDIDIAKTPIVTFTAETAPVVKIVSANQTKTVLIEFGREVKEEPTPKEPVTEEPPAEEPVTEEPPAEEPIKEDPPAEEPVKEEPVKEEPVKEEPVKEEPKPETEQPVATTGTISGTIWYDENEDGIRQDKETRISDVPVYLLDRDYDVVDEAYTKDGLYSFKDLKPGTYYIDVYGMDIGYYSTSPQHEGTDPTIDSDLDEDDMAKVKLTAGENVEIDAGLYGYDEEAEMDFSNLLLVTNFFDANADKIPGYSEQTLPATYTVTDAITGSDVYTEKVGKDDALMIELTPGTYTVKTEVASGYTVEAMHHISLDDLMDSFDFEMTKASVKALAVGMADEEEEEFPEYDEFLKLFERKATTDSIILTEDTMGYFLVAEIVKAKPVVAPKPTPTPTKTSVKTVEAPATNVADQQTTNTTSNERLPQAGEDKPFPYAATGAGLAVVGVWLLLRRAG